TCGATGCCCGACTTGCCCGGCAGCGCGATGTCGAGGATCAGCAGATCGAAATGCAGCCGCGCCATCAGCTCGGCGGCATGCTCGGCGTCGGCCGCGGCCTGCACCATGCCGCAACGCCGGGCGAGCGTGCGCTCGAGGAAGTTGCGCATGCCCTCCTCGTCATCGACCACCAGCACCGAATGGGCCTGCCAGTTGTACTCGGCCAGATCCACCGGTCTTTCCATGCCCGTTGCCGTCTGCTGCGGCATGTCGTCTCCTCCGCGGACCATGGATCAGAAGGGTTTCAGCACGACGAGGAAGACCACCACGGCCAGCACGATCACCGGCACTTCGTTGAACACACGGAACCACACATGGCTGCGGGTGTTGCGCCCGGCCGCAAAGTCGCGCAGCAATCGGCCGCAATAGAGGTGATAACCGATCAGGAAGATGACCAGCAGGGTCTTGGCATGCAGCCAGCCACCGGCGAAGCCGTAGCCGAACCACAGCCAGAAGCCGAACACCACGGCCAGGATGCCGAGCGGAGTCATGAAGCGATAGAGCTTCATTTCCATCATCGCAAGGCGCTC
This genomic window from Thauera humireducens contains:
- a CDS encoding CopD family protein translates to MLTLKALHIIFVVSWFAGLFYLPRLFVNHAMVEDAATRERLAMMEMKLYRFMTPLGILAVVFGFWLWFGYGFAGGWLHAKTLLVIFLIGYHLYCGRLLRDFAAGRNTRSHVWFRVFNEVPVIVLAVVVFLVVLKPF